A window of the Gossypium hirsutum isolate 1008001.06 chromosome A03, Gossypium_hirsutum_v2.1, whole genome shotgun sequence genome harbors these coding sequences:
- the LOC107886825 gene encoding uncharacterized protein, with the protein MQMERERRNSIANGDYSCYTNDKYSRFSNDYSVSENEKNQSLPSSSLPSAGFIEHPVSRFDTLAGVAIKYGVEVADIKKMNGLVTDLQMFALKTLQIPLPGRHPPSPCLSNGSETPGQSSANQSPGPNLPSDLRGSFQSLRLKTPPRRVSPAMSSLQGYYGLKPSEKSVASEGFEMAVYRKGEGNYLEDGPSLKLSSASDPPLKLHRKCRSVTNGFYDENGEIAADIISAAEIKDDPDKSNDKLIRRRQKSEADFNPRAPEKILKEDNTSNGGFSTITSKGLAQRSKAATRTNPGADADVFGFNTTATGLGDGYVVDGFTAVRKSSSTSSLQDQENSSLSSLWPTSKWNLKPDLQALSTVSITKPIFDGLPKPISARKNKAALD; encoded by the exons ATGCAGATGGAAAGGGAGAGGCGGAATAGCATTGCGAATGGAGACTACAGTTGTTATACGAATGATAAATACAGTAGATTTTCCAATGATTACAGTGTTTCAGAGAATGAAAAGAATCAAAGCTTGCCCTCCTCTTCGTTACCCAGTGCCGGTTTTATCGAACATCCGGTTTCCCGGTTCGATACTCTTGCCGGTGTTGCAATCAAGTATGGTGTTGAG GTAGCAGACATAAAAAAGATGAATGGTCTGGTTACTGATCTTCAAATGTTTGCTCTTAAGACGCTTCAGATCCCTTTACCAGGGCGGCATCCGCCATCACCTTGCTTGTCGAACGGTTCTGAAACGCCAGG ACAAAGCAGTGCCAACCAGTCCCCAGGTCCAAATTTGCCTTCTGATTTGCGTGGCTCATTCCAGTCATTGAGACTGAAGACTCCTCCTCGAAGGGTCTCTCCAGCAATGAGCTCATTACAAGGTTATTATGGCCTTAAACCATCAGAAAAAAGTGTGGCATCTGAAGGTTTTGAGATGGCTGTATACAGGAAAGGAGAAGGTAATTATCTGGAGGATGGTCCATCACTTAAACTCTCCTCTGCTTCTGATCCACCTTTGAAGCTTCATCGGAAATGTAGAAGCGTGACTAACGGATTTTATGACGAGAATGGTGAAATTGCAGCAGATATCATATCTGCTGCAGAAATCAAGGATGACCCTGATAAATCAAATGACAAACTGATAAGAAGACGGCAGAAATCCGAGGCTGACTTTAATCCCCGTGCTCCTGAAAAGATATTGAAAGAGGATAACACCAGTAATGGAGGATTTTCAACAATAACGTCAAAAGGCTTGGCTCAGAGATCCAAGGCAGCAACTCGCACTAATCCAGGAGCTGATGCCGATGTATTTGGGTTCAACACCACAGCAACAGGTCTTGGAGATGGTTACGTGGTCGACGGATTTACTGCAGTGAGGAAGTCATCGAGCACGTCAAGCTTACAAGACCAGGAAAATAGTAGTCTATCATCCTTATGGCCAACATCCAAATGGAATTTGAAGCCTGATCTACAAGCACTCTCAACGGTAAGCATTACAAAACCCATTTTTGATGGATTGCCAAAGCCAATATCTGCTCGTAAAAACAAAGCAGCACTTGATTAG